The Pseudomonadota bacterium genome has a segment encoding these proteins:
- a CDS encoding methylated-DNA--[protein]-cysteine S-methyltransferase, producing the protein MPEDEMKTFFSLLPSHIGELLLTSDGLALTRLYMDAERQSSRPQEGWVRDDAWFKSARQQLAAYFAGELTGFDLPLAGEGTAFQKQVWKALCDIPYGETISYGEQARRIGQPNGARAVGTANGQNPISIIVPCHRVIGANGALTGYGGGLPRKKWLLEHEAAQRKFASPPTPRRSR; encoded by the coding sequence ATGCCGGAGGATGAAATGAAAACTTTTTTCAGCCTGCTGCCGAGCCACATCGGTGAGCTCCTGCTGACCTCGGACGGCTTGGCCCTGACCCGGCTCTACATGGATGCCGAACGGCAATCGTCACGGCCGCAGGAGGGCTGGGTGCGCGACGACGCCTGGTTCAAATCCGCTCGCCAGCAATTGGCAGCCTACTTCGCCGGCGAGCTGACCGGGTTTGACCTCCCGCTCGCCGGCGAGGGCACGGCCTTTCAGAAGCAGGTCTGGAAAGCGCTCTGCGACATTCCCTACGGCGAGACCATCAGTTACGGTGAGCAGGCACGGCGCATCGGACAACCCAATGGCGCGCGTGCCGTGGGAACTGCGAACGGCCAGAACCCCATTTCCATCATCGTTCCCTGTCATCGCGTGATTGGTGCGAACGGTGCCTTGACCGGTTACGGCGGCGGCCTGCCCCGCAAGAAATGGCTGCTGGAACATGAGGCGGCGCAGCGTAAATTTGCATCGCCGCCGACCCCGAGGCGTTCGAGGTGA